In Candidatus Neomarinimicrobiota bacterium, the DNA window GTAACTTGCAAAGTGTAGGGTGATGTTTTGAATTTAATGAACACTTTAGAACTGCAATTGGTATTATGCAGATACTATTACAGTTTTCCACAACGAACCATGAATATCTTTGTAAATTCCGTTTGTTTCGTTGTAGAAAAAGAGTTTAGAGACGGACACTAAATAGTATATCCAAAGCTGGAGGAATACTTTACTTGTCATACGGCAAATATTTCCTCATAAAGAGACACCTATTGTAATCGAAACTTGGTTCAGTTTTTTAGAATAAATAGGGGTAACTCTATATTTATCACTTCCGCACCTGTTGATACCTGACTGGGCTATTCTTTCTGCATACATTATCAGTCCATACTTTTCTGAAAATAAAAATATTTTCCTCAAGATTTTCTCTAACAAAACGACGCTCATAGTAGCTATGCTTCGATTCCTGGAATAGCTACCTGGTTTCTGTGGCACATGATTTGAGACATATCGTCTGATGAACATTTTCCTGGATTTTTTATTCGGGGACAACTTTGAAAAATAACAGCTGGAGAACGCACCATGAGCACGACGCCCGTCACTATTACACCCGAAGCTGATATTGTTGGAAACGCCACTTACGAGCTTAAACGAGAATTTTCTGAGTTAATTAAAAGTGGTCAACTGCAAATTAGATTGGACCTTGCCAAAGTTACCTTGATCGACTCATTAGGAATAGGGGTTCTGGTAGCTACCAGAAATTCCGTCCGTCAATCCGATGGCGAATTTAGCATTATTAATCTCTCAGCTGATTTAACTCAGCTCTTCTCCAATATGGGGATTATCGAGTTTCTGAATATCAGCTAACCCGATCAAACGATGTGATTGGACATGACACTAGACCCTACTACAAACCTTTTTAGCCCAATTCGAAGTTCGAATTGGGTTTTCTATTTTGGGATATTCCTCAAACCAGGGAAAATCGAGATCCCTGTTTTCGTTAAAAGTATTGAACAATCAATAAACAGCTTCGGAGGTAAACGTGGCTCCTATTGAGAATGATGAAATTCTAGAATTATTCCTGGAAGAATCAACCGACAATATCAACGGCCTTGAAACTGACTTTCTTGATATAGAGGAAGCGGGGGCGGACATTGATGATGATCTTGTAAATAAAGTTTTTCGGGCAATCCACTCCATCAAGGGTGGAGCCGGTTTTGTCGGATTGACAAATATCAAAGAACTCTCCCACAAGATGGAAAACATCTTGAATATGATCCGTAACCGTGAGTTGGTTCCCACAGGAGATATTATCAGCGTCTTACTCGCTGGTACTGATCGTCTGGCACACCTGCTGGAAAATGCCCTGGAAAGTAATGAGATCGAAATTGATGATACTCTCAAACAACTAGACGACAGCCTATCAGAAGATAAAGAAGTGCAACAAGCAATATCTGAAGGTGATATCAATATCAAGATACCTAACAGTGATGACTCAATAAGTATCCCAACTTTGGATCTTTCCCAATTCAAAAAGGGTGGTAATGAAATTTACTTCGCAATTTTTGATATGGTGCGTGATATCGAACGCAAAGGTCACAATTATCTAGAGTTTGTCAAAGAACTCGAAGATACCGGCAGCATTATTAAACAAGAGTTAGACCTAAGTGCTGTTGGAACTTTGGATGAAATGGGTGATGATATAATCTTGCCTATGTGCATTTTGTTTGCCAGCATTGTGGGACCTGATATAATTGACTCCATCATGGAGCTTCCCGCTGAACGAATCTATCAACTTGACGAAAACAATGTACTCCATTCTATTGTTGAGGAGGAAGCTATTAAAACTGATGCACCAGAAGTAATTGCCCCCCCCCCTGCTATACCCACACCTGAGCCTGTAAAAGAGAAACCTGCAGTTAAGTCCAAACCTGCAGCAAAAAAAGCTACTCCAGCAAAATCAGCTAACAAATCAAAACCAAAGGCTGCAAGTGCCCAAACTGGAAGTCTTCGTGTGAATATTAAGGTGCTTGATGAACTCATGACCCTGGCTGGAGAGCTGGTGCTTACCCGGAATCAATTGTTGCAATCAATAGGTGGTCATAACCAGGATCAAATTGAGAAATCAAGTCAACGGGTAGACCTGGTTACCTCCGAACTCCAAACTGCAATTATGAACACAAGAATGCAGCCTATTGGAACTGTGTTCAATAAGTTCAAACGGATTGTGCATGATATGTCCAAAGACCTCAACAAGGAAATTGAGCTGGAGATCGAAGGAAAAGATGTTGAGATGGATAAGACTATCGTCGAATCCATTGCTGACCCCATGACCCATTTAGTCCGCAATTCTGTAGATCACGGTATTGAGATGCCAGATGTTCGCCGTCAATCCGAAAAAGCACTTCCCGCCAAGATTCATTTAAATGCTTATCATGAAGCAGGTCAGGTAATTATTGAAATTACTGACGATGGTGGTGGTATTGATCCTCAACGTATCGCTGAGAAGGCCATTGAGAAGGAGTGGTTCACAGCAAACGAAGTGAAGGAAATGTCAGATAGTGAACTGGTTAAACTAATTCTACGACCTGGTTTCTCCCTGGCGAAAGAAGTCACCGATATCTCTGGACGAGGTGTGGGTATGGATGTGGTAAATTCTAACCTCACCAAGCTGGGTGGTACCATCGATATTAATTCAACAGTTGGTGTAGGAACCACCATTCGCGTTAAACTGCCCCTCACCCTGGCCATCATTCCAAGTCTCATAGTCGCCACCGGAAATGAACGTTTCACCATTCCTCAAGTCAATTTGGTCGAGTTGGTTCGCATTCCCCCGGAACAGGTTAAAAAGCGGATTGAAAAGGTTGACAATGCCAGCGTTATCCGCCTGAGGAATGAGCTCCTGCCCCTGTTGCGTCTGAGTGAAATCCTCGGAATGCCAAAAATGTTTATCAATAATGCTGGCAACAAAGTAGAGGATAAACGAGAAATCATTCATGATCGTCGCTCAAAAACTATCGAAGATGCAATCGTAGGTGAAGAGGCAGAGAGTCAGGATTCTGAAAACCGTTCAGAACCCACTGATCGTCGTGGATCATCACAAAGTGCTGTTAATATTATTGTTGTAAATGCCGGTGATATAAATTACGGCTTGGTGGTTGATGAACTATTGGACTCGGAAGAAATTGTTGTAAAACCGCTGGGCTACCATCTTCGTGATGTACAGGCTTACGCTGGAGCAACAATCCTGGGAGATGGAAAGTCAGCACTCATTCTTGATATTGTTGGCATCAGCAACATGATGTCGCTAAGGTCTGTCAAGGATACTGCCAAAGATAAGATCATTGCTAAAAAGGTTGATAGTAATAAGCATGCTCAGTCCCTGCTTATTGTCCGCAATGCTGCAACAGAATATTTTGCTATTCCTCTTGGTCTGGTCTCCAGGCTTGAAAAAATACATAGAAGTGAAATCGAATCGCCTGGTGGTCAACTCTCCATTAAATATCGTGGTGCAAACCTGCTACTTTTCCGAATAGAGGATACAGCAAAAGTTGGCAATATTGAAGATGTAGAATGGCCCTATGTTATTGTGTTTCAACAAGGTGGCCGGGAAGTTGGAATTATTGTTTCCGGGATTGTTGATGCCATAGATATCTCAGTT includes these proteins:
- a CDS encoding STAS domain-containing protein; amino-acid sequence: MSTTPVTITPEADIVGNATYELKREFSELIKSGQLQIRLDLAKVTLIDSLGIGVLVATRNSVRQSDGEFSIINLSADLTQLFSNMGIIEFLNIS
- a CDS encoding chemotaxis protein CheW, coding for MAPIENDEILELFLEESTDNINGLETDFLDIEEAGADIDDDLVNKVFRAIHSIKGGAGFVGLTNIKELSHKMENILNMIRNRELVPTGDIISVLLAGTDRLAHLLENALESNEIEIDDTLKQLDDSLSEDKEVQQAISEGDINIKIPNSDDSISIPTLDLSQFKKGGNEIYFAIFDMVRDIERKGHNYLEFVKELEDTGSIIKQELDLSAVGTLDEMGDDIILPMCILFASIVGPDIIDSIMELPAERIYQLDENNVLHSIVEEEAIKTDAPEVIAPPPAIPTPEPVKEKPAVKSKPAAKKATPAKSANKSKPKAASAQTGSLRVNIKVLDELMTLAGELVLTRNQLLQSIGGHNQDQIEKSSQRVDLVTSELQTAIMNTRMQPIGTVFNKFKRIVHDMSKDLNKEIELEIEGKDVEMDKTIVESIADPMTHLVRNSVDHGIEMPDVRRQSEKALPAKIHLNAYHEAGQVIIEITDDGGGIDPQRIAEKAIEKEWFTANEVKEMSDSELVKLILRPGFSLAKEVTDISGRGVGMDVVNSNLTKLGGTIDINSTVGVGTTIRVKLPLTLAIIPSLIVATGNERFTIPQVNLVELVRIPPEQVKKRIEKVDNASVIRLRNELLPLLRLSEILGMPKMFINNAGNKVEDKREIIHDRRSKTIEDAIVGEEAESQDSENRSEPTDRRGSSQSAVNIIVVNAGDINYGLVVDELLDSEEIVVKPLGYHLRDVQAYAGATILGDGKSALILDIVGISNMMSLRSVKDTAKDKIIAKKVDSNKHAQSLLIVRNAATEYFAIPLGLVSRLEKIHRSEIESPGGQLSIKYRGANLLLFRIEDTAKVGNIEDVEWPYVIVFQQGGREVGIIVSGIVDAIDISVEIDNQTFRQRGILGSARIMEQTTMLLDLYGLVTPEPEATPVPQRVAVSDSIPAAEDAHKSYILVVEDSEFFRSHFKSVLNDAGYEILEAEDGVDGIRVFEEHASEISLILTDIEMPNMDGVEMTKNLRQNTDLDTLPILACTSVAGEMAETRGFEAGLDEYLIKLDREQLIERIGHYLEHGRGKS